The genomic window AATCGCAGAAAACATCGTGGATATGTATGTGAATATCGTTTTCTGGACTGACCTGCGAAGTGTTAAGAAGAATGTTTTCTGTATATTGGTGTGAATAAATTCAGGGATCCCTTGTACATCGGGAACATGTCTATGAACATGGTTTTTAGATAGTCTTATTTTTCTAGAATTTCCAAGCTTTTAGAGTTATCAGGTTATTGTTTGGGTAATAAATGTTGAATATATTTTGGACGATGGACTTAACTATGGTTGAATAATTTTCGGACGACAAGGGTCTTGGTATATTAGGACTGCTCTTACAATTATGCTTTTGAAATTAATTTGTGGCAGCTAGTTATGATCGTATGCTAGTCTTGATGACCATGTCCTTTGTTTGCATATATATTTAAAAGGTTAATATTCATGTATTATAGAATATGAAGAGGTGTCATTGGTTGTTTGTTGGTAGTCATAGGAAAGGCATCTCAATTGGTTAATTTTGGGTAGAACTAGGAGTAACTACAAGTTTAGGTATTTTAGGATGAAGATATTGGTTAGTGCTACTTTCATTTGTCATGGGCGTTCATGCTGTTGATGAGAACATGACCTATCTCAGCATTGTTATACTTGTCATTTAGTATCAATCCTGTTAtgcatatccaaaaaaaaatccttGAGATCATTGATATGCAGTGACATAATATTAGTTGATGACACCTTAAAAGAGTTTTTTGAAGTTTgaagtgacaaaaaaaaaaaggaaaataagaGAGTGCCAGTTGAGGGTTGAATATAGTCCACACTAAACCCCTTATCAAGAAATTtattagaagaagaaagaggacaaTGGTTAGTAGGAACAGAATAGAGAGAATGGTACCAAGatagaagaataaaaagatggcAATTTATAATTGAAACAGCCTGGCATCTTCAACAATTAAACCTAGCTTTTGACTTTATGTTCAGTCAACCTCCCAAACTTAAAATAATttgctattctttcctaggaaaTGAAAATATAGTTAGTTTGGTCACTGGCATGCCAGATCGATCAATGTTTTCAGTCTATCAGAAGACAAGGTTCAGGCTTGCCCCAGTAAGAGGCCTACACAATTTCTAATAGGATGCgaacaataaaaaagaaaaaaaaaaagaaaagcaaaaagggAAGCAATAACTTGTAGTAAGTATAACCAAGCGACGAGATTGATTTTACCAGGAACATAGGTAAAAGATAGGGGATTAATCAGGGTGGAATGGTTGTCACCGAAGAATAAAGATGAAGGGGATTCATGGAAATGTTTGCTACATGGAAGCTCTCTACAGAAGTTATAGATAGTTGTTGGAGTGTTGTAGGTGCCTTGATCGTGGCTTCGCTTCCTTTTTAAAGTCAATAACCGTAAGAAATAAACCGCTGTAGTCCATGTTTCAGCCTAAACAGCAATTAGTTCTGGGAACTGCTTTTCTGCACGTGCTAGTCTTGGGTTGTCCATTTGCTGATACTAAATATTGATCAATCATAGAACTAGACAAGGCAAAACACGTTAGGTCGACCTGTGTTAATCCAAATTTCTGATTCTCAGCTCTTTTTTTAATAGAGGCTCAACCATTATTTGCCCCATGGTGATAACGTATACCTTTTAGGTTAAACAGtgattctttttgttttccttcATACTAGCGTAGAATTACTTTGTCGTTTCACCATTTAATGTCAGAATCTGATTTTCTGTGGAAATAACACACACTACAAGATTAAGTTGTTGTTTACAAATTATTTTTAAGATGAATACTTAACTGGTTTCAGAAATGaatctatataaaaaaaattctctacTTTTCTTCTTGTTCTCCCGAAAAAGCAGAGCAGTTGGCAAGAGATGTTGAGCTGTTTGCACAGCATGCTGGTCGCAAATCTGTAAACATGGAAGATATTATATTATCAGGTAATTTGATCACATGAAATATGATCTCTTTCTGTGACCAGTCTACTGGTAATTGCTCCCAATCatttactaaaataattgattTTGTTGCTACCACTCTGTCTGTGGCAATTCcataatcttaaatttttttatactacTGTCTGATAATCAGTATTTACTAAATTTGTATGATTATTAACAGTTGCTCCAAATCAAGTTCAGTGTTGTAGTATGGTGGAATTTTTTTAATGCATTCCAAACATactcaagtttaaatttttagatgcatAACTTTGTTTTATATGGTTTCAGCACATAGAAATAAACACTTGACTGGCCTATTGAGGTCATTTTCTCAAGAATTGAAAGGGAAAGAGCCTCAGActgaaaggaagagaaagaaatctTCAAAAAAGGAAGATAAATCAATTCCCAGATGATCAGAAAATCTTCTGCTATTTATTGTGCAGCTGAGGGAGGTAATTGGTAACTCTAGTATCAAAGATTCAGAGTGCTTAGCTGCAGAAAAATATGCACTTACTCTAGTACCAAAATGGTCAGAACATCATTTCTAGAGTCCTAGTGGAACGGCTTTAGAAACATATATTTCTAGCAACAAGCTTTTGGTTGCATAAGGTTTTCATGTTAATCTGCACGCTCGCTCTTTATGCTGTCTGTCAGATGCATATACAGTTGATATATATCCTTCAGAACTTCATATTACCTTCCCTTTACGAGACATGGTGGAAAACGACAAATTTGATTCTCGTGTAAAAGGAAGTGTCACGATGAGGTTGATGGGGGATTCTTCCCTGATCCTTTTCttggacccaaaaaaaaaaatgcaactaTTGTCATCATTTCTCttcccgttttttttttttttcttttgcatccaTATTAAAGTAGCTAATGATGAATGATGTTTGACGATTCAAGTGGTGTACCTAAGATTTGGTGTTAAAATGGCTCTTCCGGTAGGGTTGAGAAGGTACCTAGCCAATCTACTGGATTATCCAATTTGGGATGTAGGCTTCAAACGAGGTAGTTTGGAGCGTTGGACCGCATATCATGGTCTCGATGTTCTTTTACTTATGCTTCGTTAATTATGAATtgatttcaatcaatctttttttttagatGGTGAGTTCAATTAGTCTTGGATGTATGAAAAGCTTGAGTGGTATTTGCTTTCACATTGCTTCATAGTGTTCAGCCATTTGCTTTATCATggattatttcaaaaaaaaaaaaaaaaagctagtccCTTTATTTCTCCCAAAAAATTggcatttctttttctttcctctctcaaatgcgtctttttttttctccccaatctctctctatcttctcccaCCAAAGAATCTCTCTTTCCCCTCATCTATGAAGCCCAGGATCATATCCtaaaaattatgtattaatttaTATAGAGGTATATATTGGACCACTAGATATCTAATTTGTTAAGTATGTATTAAGCGGTTATGATTTGTGTACTGATGAGTACTGGTTTTAGAAACTGTGCAGCTATTTGTCTAGAAGTGTGTATTAGATGGTTGCCAAATATGTATTAAAAAGGATGGATCAGAAAGGTGTCGAGTACATATTGGCTTCACATAAATTTTGTATCACAAAACTCTAAATTATGTATTTGAAGGAATGCAAAACTTTTGCAGtccttaaaaaagaaaaataaatcaacACAGACCTTAGCTTTAAAGAGAAGGGAATAAGATGATTCTTCGGTGAGGTGAGAGAATTGGGATGCACCTTTTGTGAGGGAAGGGAAGGGAAAGATGATTCAAACAACAATTTTTTATCCAGTGAAGAGTGAAAAAACAGATAACATGGTTCTTTTTTTTGCAAACTAAGAATTATATTAGACGAGAACAAACACATCCTATTATATCAAGTCATCCATGATCTCTAAGCTTCAATTACTTTTATATTATTACCTGTTATTTTGCATTAATGGTGTGATAGTGGATTTTATGATAGTAATTATTTTAGAATTTGTTGTGTGGATATCTttctatatattaaaatttatatgaatatcttttcaaaattgatatttatatatatactctcataaaatatttatttgatatgtatgtttttctatttcttatttttttgcatatatactaTATCATCTGATGCCGTTAAGAAATTAGCGATCTAAAATTGAAATGATTGGAAGACCCTTAATGGGTATACAtacaaaagaaaatatttataaagatatatacaatattaattttatggataTTCATATAATTTCATATAGAGCTGTCAAAATGGGTCTGAGCTAATAGACCAGCCCATTTGGCCCTAAAAATGGGTTGGGTCAGGCTGAGAAATTTTGGCCCATTTGTGCAAGTGGGTTTTTTAGCCCGGCCTGCATAGTCCATGGGCTGAACCGGATTAGGGTCAGGTCAACCTAGGGGCCGGCCCaaaccctccctctccctctcgatcccCGACTCCCCGATGCAAaaaccccctccctctctctctcgatcccCGACAGCCCTCCTTTCTCTTAGCCCACCCCCCTCCTCCTGCGTACCATCAGCCCTCCCTCCTCTCAGTGGTCCCCACATCCCTCCTTAATtcacatcattctcaattaaatcCTAGTCCCTTTGTAACCCCTCCGCTCTCGATCTGACGTTCTCTTCCATAGAAAGGGAGTCTTCTCCGTGATCTCGAGCCTCTCCTCAATCCCTCCACGCTCTCctccaacccatgtgcatccgaTCTTGTTcctttttttcaagatcatagccATGGCGATTCGCATCATCGTCACCTATTCCACCTACGATGCGAgaaccccctccctctccctctcggtccCCAATGCCCCTCCCTCCTCTCGGCCCACCTCCCTCCTCCTTCCTGACGTATTGCTGGCCCTCTCTCCTCTCGACGGTCCCCACACGCCTCCTCAATTCTCTTGACGGTCTCCGACGCCCCTCCCTCTCGGTGGTCCTCGGAGGAGAGAAGCAGTAGCGTCGGGCAGTGATAGCCAACAGGGGAGAGGTCCGAGTGAACTCCGAccctagaaaaaaaagaaaaaagatgtggGCTGGTCCGGCCCTAACCCACAGCCCACATGAGCTAAGGCTAGACTAGGTTTTTATGGCCCCTTTTAACAAGTGGGCCAAGTCCGACCCGGCCCCCATAATCATAGCCCACATGGGTTAGGGCTAGACTGGTCCATTTTGACAgctctaatttcatatatttagaaggatatatatacaaaaaatacTTCTTAAGTTTTTTATGTAAATATCCTCCTAAATATTAGATttgcatgaatatttttttaaaattaatatttacatgCATACCCTCTTTATATGCAAATTTTTGACATAGCAGTTTAGCTGATATCATTAGCAAAAATcatatttatttcaattaaaattataaaattatctttttatttcaaAAGCAGGTAATAGGTTAACGGGTTTCACTAGAAATTTATTCAATCAGTTGAACTGTCCATCTTTTCGATAATAAGTAAAATTGCACTTTAAGTTCCATTATACATAGATTATAAAAAATtgattcaataaaaatattatttatctaaAAGTAACTCTTAATACATGTGATTTTATTTCAAGAAATAATGTTGTATTTTATCAAATTGAGTTTTCAACGTCCATCCAAAATCTTTCCATATACAGATCATTTTCTTTCAAATCAATTTTTACAATTTTAACAAGTAATACTCTGTAAATACGATTTGATTTAGAAGTAATCTTTCTATATTTTTATCAAGTTTTATTCTCAAAAggattcaaaatatttttatttttttctttttgtaatagCCCAAATCAATGAGGGGCGTTAAGTTATATATCATAGAACAAGTAAAAGGCCATTTTGGTATAAAAATATCGCACACAATTTTGAAACCAATATTTTTAATACAATATTGAATTATAGATTGAAGTCAGATGGCTCCAGTAAATGATATGTCCCTAACTCTTAGGTTAATCatcatgtaatttttaaattttagtacATACATGTGAAAAATCAAAGCTCTACCCCATTAACATaatgggggtgtttggttgggataAGTAAGGCCTGTAATGCGAATCAGAATAGATGACTCCCATTTTCATTGTTTGGTTGGGGGAGTCctatttcgattttcattccaAAAAAGAATGGAAATGATACATTCCTTAAGTAACTGAATCTGACCTCATCCCGATAGAGTCAAAATCTTATTCCCGtggaatgagataaaaaaaaaaaaaatcatctccgACATCGGTTGGCCTGAGCGTGGCGCCTCTCTCGTCGTCCAGACTGGCTTCGCCACCTCCCTCGCCAACCTCATCGTCAAGAATCGTGACTGCCTCAAGAAGCCTTCCTGCAAGAAGACCCCTCTCCCTTCCCTAGGGCTCCGGCCATCGTCGTCGGTGACGATCTCTGCCCTCTTCCCGTAATTCATTGACCCAGGATTGGCCGCGATGGAGTCTTGAAAGAAGCCCGAAGAAGATGTGGGGATGGAGGGCGGCGCCAGTGGTGGCCCTGACATCGTGCTGGAGCTCGATGACAAGCCACCACACAACCTTGCTCATCTGCAGTGGTGGAGGTCGAGGTAGGAGGAGGAGGGATCGGTGGTGGTGGAGAGCTTGACGAGCTCGTCGGAGATGGAACGAATGATATCAGAGGGGTCATCAGAGGTCTCGAAGGGGA from Elaeis guineensis isolate ETL-2024a chromosome 9, EG11, whole genome shotgun sequence includes these protein-coding regions:
- the LOC105051092 gene encoding protein MHF1 homolog isoform X1 translates to MDGGDVDGGVGGGGAFEKDEEAEERAELLRDRFRLSVISIANAEAKKLDMEVLEPVVACVADLAFKYTAEQLARDVELFAQHAGRKSVNMEDIILSAHRNKHLTGLLRSFSQELKGKEPQTERKRKKSSKKEDKSIPR
- the LOC105051092 gene encoding protein MHF1 homolog isoform X2; the encoded protein is MDGGDVDGGVGGGGAFEKDEEAEERAELLRDRFRLSVISIANAEAKKLDMEVLEPVVACVADLAFKYTEQLARDVELFAQHAGRKSVNMEDIILSAHRNKHLTGLLRSFSQELKGKEPQTERKRKKSSKKEDKSIPR
- the LOC105051092 gene encoding uncharacterized protein isoform X3, producing MAVLAVAGPSRRTRRRRRERSSSGIASASPSSPLPTPRRRNSTWRSWSPWWRASPIWLSSTLLARDVELFAQHAGRKSVNMEDIILSAHRNKHLTGLLRSFSQELKGKEPQTERKRKKSSKKEDKSIPR